The genomic stretch GGTTGGGTTGATGATGACGGCGCGCTGGTTGGCATAGCCGGCTTCGCGCAGGGCCGCCCGCGCGCGATCGAGGTCGCCCGGCATCATCGCCGCGCCCTCGTCGGCGTTGTAGGGCGTGCCGCGGGGCCAGAGGCTGCGGTTGATGTCCCAGTCGGTGCGCTCATCCCCGCGGGAGGCGCGCATGTAGTCCTCCTGCAGCACCGACAGGCGCACGGCGCGGCGGATCGCGACGTTGTCGAAGGGCGGGTGCAGGCAGTTCATGCGCATCACCGCGAGGCGCCCGAGCGGGTCGGTCACTTCGCGCCGCACGTCGCGCGCGCGCGCCAGCAGCGGACCCAGGTCCGGGTGCGGGCGTTCCCACCAATCGACCTCGCCATTCTGCAGCGCGGCGGCGGCGGTCGCGGGGTCGGGCAGGATGTGCCATTCGATGCGGCGGAAATGCGCGACCTTGCCGCCCGACGTCCAGGACGGCGCCTCGCTGCGCGGCACATAGGCGTCGAACTTCTCGTACACCACGCGCGAGCCGGAATTGTATTCGGCGGCGACGAAGCGGAAGGGGCCGGAGCCGACAACCTCGGTCACCGCGCGGCCCGGATCGGTGGCCGCGATCCGCTCGGGCATGATGAACAGCGTCGAGGAATCGGGCTTGGCCAGCGCATCGAGCAGCAGCGGGAAGGCACGCTTCAGCCGCACCTGGAAGTTGCGGTCGTCGGTGGCCGACCATTCATCCACCACCCGTGCCAGCAACTGCCCGAAGGGCTCGCGCGCGCACCAGCGCTTGATCGAGGCGATGCAGTCCGCCGAGCGCACCGGCGCGCCGTCGTGGAAGCGCAGGCCTTCGCGCAGGCGGAACCTCCAGGTCAGGCCATCGGACGACGTCTCGTGGCCTTCCACCATCTGCGGCTTGGGCGCGAGGCGCGCATCCACGCCATACAGCGTGTCGTACACGTAGTAGCCGTGGTTGCCGGTGACGGTGGCGGTGGTGAAGATCGGGTCGAGCACGCTGAGGTTGGCCTGCGGCACGAAGCGCAGCGTGGTGGCGCGGGTGTTCTGCGCGACGGCGGGGGCCGCGGTCAGCGCGGCGCCGGCGGCAAGCAGTGAGCGGCGTTGGATCATGGGGCTTCCTCCTTGCGGCGTCTGTGGCGCCATGCCTGCAGGCTAGGATGTTTCCACGCGGCGCGTCAGGACCGTTCGTGAATGTCGGCACCGGCCCGCTCGCCCCCCTCGTGGGGTGGCTCGGGGGCGGGAGGCGGGCCGGCGCCGCGCCGCAGGATGAGCGGTTTCGCGCCCTCCCGAACGGGCGTTCAGCCCTCGGCCGCCATGTCGAACGTCAGCTCCACCCGCAATCCGAAAGGGTCGGTCAGGAAGAGCTGATGCAGCGGGAAGCCGGGCAGCGGTGCCTCCGCAAAGGGAATGCTGCGCTCGGCCAGCATGGCGCGCGTGGCGGCCAGGCCGCGGGCGCGGAACGCGATGTGTTCGAAGGACACGCCGGCGGCGGGGCCTTCCGGCGGCCCCACCGTCTCGCGCGCCGCCAGGTGCAGCACCGGCCGCCCGCCGGCATAGAGCCAATGCCCCGGGAAATCGAAGGCCGGGCGCGGGCCTTCCGTCAGCCCCAGCAGGTCGCGGTAGAACGTCAGCGCCGCCGGCAGATCCTGCGGGCGGCAGCGCAGGTTTGCATGATCCAGGCCGTCCAGTTGCATGACACCCTCCCTTCCTGCCGTTTTCCGGTCTAGAGCCAGGACATGACAGGCGCCCCGGCCCCGGAGAGCAAGCGGAATCCAGACGCGTCCGGCACGCCCGACGCCCCGCGCGGGGCAGGCGCGTTCCGAACACCGCTTGCCGATGGCGCGACTCCGGCGCTGGCCCAGTGGTTCGTCGCCAAGGCCGCGCATCCGGATGCGCTGGTCTTCTTCCGCATGGGCGACTTCTACGAATTGTTCTTCGGCGATGCCGAGGCGGCGTCGGCCGCCATCGACATCGCGCTGTCCTACCGGGGCGAACATCGCGGCGAGAAAGTTCCGATGTGCGGCGTGCCGGCGCATGCGCACGAGGTCTATCTGGCGCGCCTGATCCGCCAGGGCTTCCGGGTGGCGATCTGCGACCAGATGGAGACGCCGGAAGAAGCGAAGCGCCGCAAGGCCCCGACTATCCGGCGCGAAGTGGTGCGCGTGGTCACC from Roseomonas fluvialis encodes the following:
- a CDS encoding ABC transporter substrate-binding protein encodes the protein MIQRRSLLAAGAALTAAPAVAQNTRATTLRFVPQANLSVLDPIFTTATVTGNHGYYVYDTLYGVDARLAPKPQMVEGHETSSDGLTWRFRLREGLRFHDGAPVRSADCIASIKRWCAREPFGQLLARVVDEWSATDDRNFQVRLKRAFPLLLDALAKPDSSTLFIMPERIAATDPGRAVTEVVGSGPFRFVAAEYNSGSRVVYEKFDAYVPRSEAPSWTSGGKVAHFRRIEWHILPDPATAAAALQNGEVDWWERPHPDLGPLLARARDVRREVTDPLGRLAVMRMNCLHPPFDNVAIRRAVRLSVLQEDYMRASRGDERTDWDINRSLWPRGTPYNADEGAAMMPGDLDRARAALREAGYANQRAVIINPTDFPDIGPLGQVSADRLKRIGMNIDLAESDWGTVVQRRNNREPVDRGGWSMLHTTGGATAWANPALSFLVRGQGLQGWFGWWSSPRAEELAEAWLFSTDPERQKALAGELGRHALEDAAFLPLGQFRIRTAFRRDLTGMLEGSSPYPWNLRRG
- a CDS encoding VOC family protein, translated to MQLDGLDHANLRCRPQDLPAALTFYRDLLGLTEGPRPAFDFPGHWLYAGGRPVLHLAARETVGPPEGPAAGVSFEHIAFRARGLAATRAMLAERSIPFAEAPLPGFPLHQLFLTDPFGLRVELTFDMAAEG